From a single Streptomyces sp. NBC_00377 genomic region:
- a CDS encoding ABC transporter permease, which yields MDLARTEVAPRKDARGSAAARLGLMAAPVAFFAVFFAYPVAAIVARGLGADGVWHFGRLWDVLAEPGVRHVLWFTTWQALASTALTLLVALPGAYVFARLDFPGKQVLRAVVTVPFVLPTVVVGTAFLALVGRGGLLDDLWGVRLDTTVWAILLAHVFFNYAVVVRTVGGLWAQLDPRQEEAARMLGASRARAWRTVTLPALGPAVAAAALMVFLFTFTSFGVVQILGGPTFSTLEVEIYRQTSEIFDLSTAAVLTIVQFVAVGAILAVHAWTVRRRETALRLVDASVTARRPRGAGQWALLAGVLGTIAVLLVLPLAVLAQRSLDAPGFAYYRALTGDDGNVFLVPPIDAIGNSLEYAVVATAIAVLVGGLAAAALTRRDAGRLVRGFDALLMLPLGVSAVTVGFGFLIALDEPPLDLRGTWILVPLAQALVGVPFVVRTMLPVLRAVDQRLREAAAVLGASPWRVWREVDLPMVRRALLVAAGFAFAVSLGEFGATVFIARPDNPTLPVAVARLLGRAGEMNYGQAMALSTILMVVCAVALLVLERLRTDRTGEF from the coding sequence GTGGACCTCGCTCGTACTGAAGTAGCCCCGCGCAAGGACGCCAGGGGGAGCGCGGCTGCGCGGCTGGGTCTCATGGCCGCGCCCGTCGCGTTCTTCGCGGTCTTCTTCGCGTACCCGGTCGCCGCGATCGTCGCCCGGGGGCTCGGCGCCGACGGGGTCTGGCACTTCGGGCGCCTCTGGGACGTGCTCGCGGAGCCCGGCGTCCGGCACGTGCTGTGGTTCACCACCTGGCAGGCGCTCGCCTCCACCGCGCTCACGCTGCTGGTGGCGCTGCCGGGCGCGTATGTGTTCGCCCGCCTCGACTTCCCGGGCAAGCAGGTGCTGCGGGCCGTCGTCACCGTCCCGTTCGTGCTGCCGACGGTCGTCGTCGGCACGGCCTTCCTGGCGCTCGTCGGGCGCGGCGGGCTGCTCGACGACCTGTGGGGGGTACGGCTGGACACCACGGTGTGGGCGATCCTGCTGGCCCATGTCTTCTTCAACTACGCGGTCGTCGTACGGACGGTGGGCGGGCTGTGGGCGCAGCTCGACCCGCGGCAGGAGGAGGCGGCGCGGATGCTCGGCGCGTCGCGCGCGAGGGCGTGGCGCACGGTCACCCTGCCCGCGCTGGGGCCTGCCGTCGCCGCCGCCGCGCTGATGGTCTTCCTCTTCACCTTCACCTCCTTCGGAGTGGTGCAGATCCTCGGCGGCCCCACGTTCTCCACCCTCGAGGTGGAGATCTACCGGCAGACGTCCGAGATCTTCGACCTGTCCACGGCCGCCGTCCTCACGATCGTCCAGTTCGTGGCCGTCGGCGCGATCCTCGCCGTGCACGCCTGGACGGTGCGGCGGCGCGAGACCGCGCTGCGGCTGGTCGACGCCTCGGTGACCGCGCGGCGGCCGCGCGGGGCCGGGCAGTGGGCGCTGCTGGCCGGGGTGCTCGGCACGATCGCCGTGCTGCTGGTGCTGCCGCTGGCGGTGCTGGCGCAGCGCTCCCTCGACGCACCCGGCTTCGCCTACTACCGGGCGCTGACCGGCGACGACGGCAACGTCTTCCTGGTCCCTCCGATCGACGCCATCGGCAACTCGCTGGAGTACGCCGTCGTCGCCACCGCGATCGCCGTGCTCGTCGGCGGGCTCGCCGCGGCCGCCCTCACCCGGCGGGACGCCGGCCGGCTGGTGCGTGGCTTCGACGCGCTGCTGATGCTGCCGCTGGGCGTGTCCGCGGTGACCGTCGGCTTCGGGTTCCTCATCGCCCTCGACGAGCCTCCGCTGGACCTGCGCGGTACGTGGATCCTGGTGCCGCTCGCGCAGGCGCTGGTCGGCGTCCCCTTCGTCGTACGGACCATGCTGCCGGTGCTGCGCGCGGTGGACCAGCGGCTGCGGGAGGCGGCGGCCGTGCTCGGGGCGTCGCCCTGGCGGGTGTGGCGGGAGGTCGACCTGCCGATGGTGCGGCGGGCGCTGCTGGTCGCCGCCGGGTTCGCCTTCGCGGTGTCGCTGGGGGAGTTCGGGGCGACGGTGTTCATCGCCCGGCCCGACAATCCGACGCTGCCGGTCGCCGTGGCGCGACTGCTCGGACGGGCCGGAGAGATGAACTACGGCCAGGCGATGGCCCTTTCCACGATTCTGATGGTGGTGTGCGCGGTGGCCCTGCTGGTGCTGGAGCGGCTGCGGACCGACCGGACGGGGGAGTTCTGA
- a CDS encoding phosphatidate cytidylyltransferase: protein MNDSSWGSPPHAGSRAGYWGPADQGPVQGAAPAGPAYDAPEAQQTRPMPIVPDVPAHGGNQDDDRGAARLGGPLFPAEPYGDAPYGNQPYGDAARSHDTPSAQPHAAVPQNPEPMPDAPQPAPAPQKKSAGRDLGAAIGVGVGLGVVIVASLFVVKAVFIGVIAVAVVVGLWELTSRLQERKGIKAPLVPLAVGGAAMVVAGYVRGPEGAWVAMALTALAVLVWRMTEPPEGYLKDVTAGVFAAFYVPFLATFVALMLTADDGAFRVMTFLLLTVVSDTGAYAVGWRFGKTKLAPRISPGKTREGLLGAVSFAMVAGALLMQFLIDDGSWWQGLLLGLAVAASATLGDLGESMIKRDLGIKDMGTLLPGHGGIMDRLDSLLPTAPVVWLLLVLFVGSG, encoded by the coding sequence ATGAACGACTCTTCCTGGGGCTCACCGCCACACGCCGGGTCGCGGGCCGGGTACTGGGGGCCCGCCGACCAGGGGCCTGTCCAGGGGGCCGCCCCGGCGGGTCCCGCGTACGATGCGCCTGAGGCGCAGCAGACTCGCCCCATGCCCATCGTCCCCGACGTACCCGCGCACGGCGGAAACCAGGATGACGACCGGGGGGCCGCTCGGCTGGGTGGCCCCCTGTTCCCAGCCGAGCCGTACGGAGACGCGCCCTACGGCAACCAGCCGTACGGCGACGCCGCCCGAAGTCACGACACACCGTCGGCACAGCCCCATGCGGCGGTGCCGCAGAATCCGGAGCCCATGCCCGACGCCCCTCAGCCGGCGCCCGCACCGCAGAAGAAGAGCGCGGGCCGAGACCTGGGCGCGGCCATAGGTGTCGGGGTCGGGCTCGGCGTGGTGATCGTCGCGTCGCTGTTCGTCGTCAAGGCCGTGTTCATCGGCGTCATAGCAGTCGCCGTCGTCGTGGGCCTGTGGGAGCTGACCAGCAGGCTCCAGGAGCGCAAGGGCATCAAAGCGCCGCTCGTGCCGCTCGCGGTCGGCGGTGCGGCGATGGTCGTCGCCGGGTACGTCCGGGGCCCCGAGGGCGCCTGGGTCGCCATGGCCCTCACCGCGCTCGCGGTGCTGGTCTGGCGGATGACCGAACCGCCCGAGGGCTACCTCAAGGACGTCACGGCCGGTGTCTTCGCGGCCTTCTACGTCCCCTTCCTCGCCACGTTCGTCGCCCTGATGCTCACCGCCGACGACGGAGCGTTCCGCGTCATGACGTTCCTGCTCCTGACGGTGGTCAGCGACACGGGCGCGTACGCCGTCGGCTGGCGCTTCGGCAAGACCAAGCTCGCCCCGCGCATCAGCCCGGGCAAGACCCGCGAGGGCCTGCTCGGCGCGGTGTCGTTCGCGATGGTCGCCGGCGCGCTGCTGATGCAGTTCCTGATCGACGACGGCAGCTGGTGGCAGGGCCTGCTGCTCGGCCTCGCCGTCGCGGCCAGCGCCACACTCGGCGACCTCGGCGAGTCCATGATCAAGCGGGACCTGGGCATCAAGGACATGGGCACGCTGCTTCCGGGCCACGGTGGCATCATGGACCGGCTCGACTCGCTGCTGCCCACGGCTCCCGTGGTCTGGCTGCTGCTCGTCCTGTTCGTGGGCTCCGGCTGA
- a CDS encoding VOC family protein has protein sequence MTTPAYQQMIFVNLPVNDLDASKKFFTELGYSINPQFSDDNAASVVISDTIVAMLLTKPFYSSFTKKEIADASRTSEVLIALSAESREKVDELVDRALAVGGSPSGETQDMGFMYGRSFDDLDGHTWEIVWMDPSAVES, from the coding sequence ATGACCACCCCGGCCTACCAGCAGATGATCTTCGTCAACCTGCCCGTGAACGACCTCGACGCCTCGAAGAAGTTCTTCACGGAGCTCGGCTACTCGATCAACCCGCAGTTCAGCGACGACAACGCGGCCTCCGTGGTGATCAGCGACACGATCGTCGCGATGCTGCTCACCAAGCCGTTCTACTCGAGCTTCACCAAGAAGGAGATCGCGGACGCGTCGAGGACCAGCGAGGTCCTGATCGCCCTCAGCGCCGAGAGCCGCGAGAAGGTCGACGAACTCGTCGACAGGGCGCTCGCGGTCGGCGGCTCCCCGAGCGGCGAGACCCAGGACATGGGTTTCATGTACGGCCGTTCGTTCGACGACCTCGACGGCCACACCTGGGAGATCGTGTGGATGGACCCGTCGGCCGTCGAGAGCTGA
- a CDS encoding ABC transporter ATP-binding protein — MLLELERATVRFGGRAVLDAVDLAVTEHEVVCVLGPSGSGKSTLLRAVAGLQPMDAGRVLLDGRDQAGVPAHKRELGLMFQDHQLFPQRDVGGNVAFGLRMRGMPGRARDERVTELLDLVGLPGAAGRAVAALSGGEQQRVALARALAPRPRLLMLDEPLGQLDRSLRERLVVELRELFGRLGTTVLAVTHDQGEAFALADRVVVMRDGRIAQSGTPLEVWQRPADAFVARFLGFDNVVEATVTGEAAVTPWGKVPVPAGSGQGARTLLVRPAGVRLVGADEGLRCTVTGRTFRGTHVAVHLQPEGAPRLEAACALRDAPEVGSAVGVSFDPAETVVLD; from the coding sequence ATGCTTCTGGAGCTGGAGCGCGCGACCGTGCGGTTCGGTGGGCGGGCGGTGCTCGACGCGGTCGATCTCGCCGTCACGGAGCACGAGGTGGTGTGTGTGCTGGGGCCGAGCGGCAGCGGCAAGTCGACACTGCTGCGGGCGGTGGCGGGGCTCCAGCCGATGGACGCCGGGCGGGTTCTGCTCGACGGACGCGACCAGGCGGGGGTCCCCGCGCACAAGCGGGAGCTCGGGCTGATGTTCCAGGACCATCAGCTGTTCCCGCAGCGGGACGTGGGCGGCAACGTGGCCTTCGGGCTGCGGATGCGAGGCATGCCCGGGAGGGCGCGGGACGAGCGGGTGACCGAGTTGCTGGACCTGGTCGGGCTGCCCGGCGCCGCCGGCCGGGCGGTGGCCGCGCTCTCCGGTGGGGAGCAGCAGCGGGTGGCGCTGGCCCGGGCCCTCGCGCCGCGTCCCCGGCTGCTGATGCTCGACGAGCCGCTCGGTCAGCTCGACAGGTCGCTGCGGGAGCGGCTGGTGGTCGAACTGCGGGAGTTGTTCGGCCGGTTGGGGACCACGGTGCTCGCGGTCACCCATGACCAGGGTGAGGCGTTCGCGCTCGCCGACCGGGTCGTGGTGATGCGGGACGGGCGGATCGCCCAGTCCGGTACGCCCCTCGAGGTGTGGCAGCGGCCGGCGGACGCGTTCGTGGCCCGTTTCCTCGGCTTCGACAACGTGGTGGAGGCGACCGTCACGGGGGAGGCCGCGGTCACCCCGTGGGGCAAGGTGCCGGTGCCGGCCGGTTCGGGACAGGGGGCGCGCACCCTGCTCGTGCGGCCCGCCGGTGTGCGCCTGGTGGGCGCGGACGAGGGCCTGCGCTGCACGGTCACCGGACGTACGTTCCGCGGCACGCATGTCGCCGTGCATCTCCAGCCGGAGGGCGCACCGAGGCTGGAGGCGGCGTGCGCGTTGCGCGACGCGCCGGAGGTCGGCAGCGCCGTGGGGGTCTCCTTCGACCCGGCCGAAACCGTCGTGCTGGACTGA
- a CDS encoding LOG family protein yields the protein MHPTTPAQPFDGSHDREIESLAEFDEVVRAHGTLSHFRVQSVDLTDRTDALLALDTSGAVFLGCPMAPEAATKTRASGALVFPPVPGLSFDPYRGFVYSPDELFASLDEGYEATPDARTYAWFQRTKADGDIFGSMLRSIHDDAVTDALDELLVGEHVVGVMGGHAMARGTEAYAGAARLGRELTRAGLMVATGGGPGAMEAANLGAYAAPFDDEMLTAALGILVKAPKFTPSVTEWAKAAFEVRAGWPGGGPSVGIPTWFYGHEPPNPFAAHLAKYFSNATREDGLLARCTAGVVFLPGAAGTVQEIFDNATPNYYGSRGEPTPMVLVDREHWTQRLPAWPLLRSLAQERAMESRIALVDRIEEAPEALKRLGG from the coding sequence GTGCATCCGACGACACCCGCCCAGCCGTTCGACGGCTCCCACGACCGTGAGATCGAGTCCCTCGCCGAGTTCGACGAGGTGGTCCGCGCCCACGGCACGCTCTCCCACTTCCGCGTCCAGTCCGTCGACCTGACGGACCGTACGGACGCCCTCCTCGCCCTCGACACCTCGGGCGCCGTCTTCCTCGGCTGCCCGATGGCCCCGGAGGCGGCCACGAAGACCCGTGCCTCCGGCGCCCTGGTCTTCCCGCCCGTACCGGGCCTGTCCTTCGACCCGTACCGCGGTTTCGTCTACTCCCCCGACGAGTTGTTCGCGTCCCTGGACGAGGGCTACGAGGCGACCCCGGACGCCCGCACGTACGCCTGGTTCCAGCGCACCAAGGCGGACGGCGACATCTTCGGCTCCATGCTCCGCTCGATCCACGACGACGCCGTCACCGACGCGCTCGACGAACTCCTCGTAGGTGAACACGTGGTGGGTGTCATGGGCGGCCACGCCATGGCGCGCGGCACGGAGGCGTACGCGGGCGCCGCCCGCCTCGGCCGTGAACTCACGCGCGCCGGGCTCATGGTGGCGACCGGTGGCGGACCCGGCGCGATGGAGGCGGCGAACCTAGGCGCCTACGCGGCCCCCTTCGACGACGAGATGCTCACGGCCGCACTCGGCATCCTCGTCAAGGCGCCGAAGTTCACCCCCTCGGTCACCGAGTGGGCGAAGGCCGCCTTCGAGGTGCGTGCCGGCTGGCCGGGCGGCGGTCCCTCGGTCGGCATCCCCACGTGGTTCTACGGTCACGAACCGCCGAACCCGTTCGCGGCGCATCTCGCCAAGTACTTCTCCAACGCCACCCGCGAGGACGGCCTGTTGGCCCGCTGCACCGCGGGCGTGGTGTTCCTGCCGGGCGCCGCCGGGACCGTACAGGAGATCTTCGACAACGCGACGCCCAACTACTACGGGTCGCGGGGCGAGCCGACTCCGATGGTGCTGGTGGACCGGGAGCACTGGACCCAACGGCTGCCCGCCTGGCCGCTCTTGAGGTCACTCGCCCAGGAGCGGGCGATGGAGTCCCGTATCGCCCTGGTTGACCGGATCGAGGAGGCGCCGGAGGCGTTGAAACGTCTCGGAGGTTAA
- a CDS encoding LAETG motif-containing sortase-dependent surface protein, translating to MSLSRRTAARSVRMLGVTAASAALALSAAGTALACDISEFSAAAACDGTKGVITVTDKDPTGVPAVITVFLENNGADLRQVGAEQTVEGSKKGVTVSFAEDWEPNAVYRVHIVAVKGKKTFVDADISPNVTTPSKACKADTSTPTATPSSTPSGSTSTPPPAETITPSPSGSTSDGAAPAPSASNVPSAAVQESNLAETGASSNTGLIVGVAAALVVVGGGAVFFGMRRRGSSHR from the coding sequence GTGTCCCTTTCCCGCCGTACCGCCGCCCGTTCGGTGCGCATGCTCGGTGTCACCGCCGCCTCCGCCGCCCTCGCGCTCAGCGCCGCCGGCACCGCGCTGGCCTGCGACATCAGTGAGTTCTCCGCCGCTGCCGCCTGTGACGGCACGAAGGGCGTCATCACCGTCACCGACAAGGACCCCACGGGCGTCCCGGCCGTCATCACCGTGTTCCTCGAGAACAACGGCGCCGACCTCCGTCAGGTCGGTGCCGAGCAGACGGTCGAGGGCTCGAAGAAGGGCGTCACCGTCTCCTTCGCCGAGGACTGGGAGCCGAACGCCGTCTACCGGGTCCACATCGTGGCCGTCAAGGGCAAGAAGACGTTCGTCGACGCCGACATCAGCCCGAACGTGACCACCCCGTCCAAGGCCTGCAAGGCCGACACGTCCACCCCGACCGCCACCCCGTCCTCGACGCCGTCGGGCAGCACCTCCACCCCGCCGCCGGCCGAGACGATCACCCCGTCGCCGTCCGGCTCGACGAGCGACGGCGCCGCGCCCGCGCCCTCCGCGAGCAACGTCCCGTCGGCCGCGGTCCAGGAGTCCAACCTCGCCGAGACCGGCGCGAGCTCCAACACCGGCCTGATCGTCGGCGTCGCGGCCGCCCTGGTCGTCGTCGGCGGCGGCGCGGTCTTCTTCGGTATGCGTCGCCGCGGCTCCAGCCACCGCTGA
- a CDS encoding thiamine ABC transporter substrate-binding protein, with the protein MQNKTFVAVAVGLGLVALSACGSADDKGAEGSAGSTTVTLVSHDSWAVSKSVLADFEKESGYKVKVLKDGDAGQAVNKAILTKDNPQGDVFFGVDNTLLSRALDNGLFQPYEAKGLEQVDARYQLDAGKHRVTPVDYGDICVNYDKAYFAGHKLAPPASFDDLVKPAYKDLLVTENASTSSPGLGFLLGTAAKYGDGGWEGYWKKLKANGVKVVDGWEQAYNEEFSGSAGGKKAKADRPLVVSYASSPPAEVIYGDPKPSTAPTGVASGTCFRQIEFAGLLSNASADKGGKALIDFLISRKFQEDMPLNMFVYPVVKGAAVPAEFTRYGPAAKDPETLAPAKIADRRDQWVKSWTSLVLK; encoded by the coding sequence GTGCAGAACAAGACCTTCGTGGCCGTCGCCGTCGGGCTCGGTCTCGTCGCGCTGTCCGCGTGCGGGTCGGCGGACGACAAGGGGGCGGAGGGCTCGGCGGGCTCCACAACCGTCACCCTGGTCAGTCACGACTCGTGGGCCGTGTCCAAGAGTGTGCTCGCCGACTTCGAGAAGGAGTCCGGGTACAAGGTGAAGGTCCTCAAGGACGGCGACGCCGGGCAGGCCGTCAACAAGGCGATCCTCACCAAGGACAACCCGCAGGGCGACGTCTTCTTCGGCGTCGACAACACCCTTCTGTCCCGTGCCCTCGACAACGGGCTGTTCCAGCCGTACGAGGCCAAGGGGCTGGAGCAGGTCGACGCGCGGTACCAGCTGGACGCGGGCAAGCACCGGGTCACGCCCGTCGACTACGGCGACATCTGCGTCAACTACGACAAGGCCTACTTCGCCGGGCACAAGCTGGCCCCGCCCGCCTCCTTCGACGATCTCGTGAAGCCCGCCTACAAGGACCTGCTCGTCACCGAGAACGCCTCCACCTCCTCGCCCGGGCTCGGCTTCCTGCTCGGCACGGCCGCGAAGTACGGCGACGGAGGCTGGGAAGGTTACTGGAAGAAGCTCAAGGCCAACGGGGTGAAGGTGGTCGACGGCTGGGAGCAGGCCTACAACGAGGAGTTCTCCGGTTCGGCCGGCGGGAAGAAGGCGAAGGCCGACCGTCCGCTCGTCGTGTCGTACGCCTCCTCGCCGCCCGCCGAGGTGATCTACGGCGACCCGAAGCCGTCCACCGCGCCGACCGGTGTCGCCTCCGGTACCTGCTTCCGGCAGATCGAGTTCGCGGGGCTGCTGAGCAACGCGTCCGCCGACAAGGGCGGCAAGGCGTTGATCGACTTTCTGATCAGCAGGAAGTTCCAGGAGGACATGCCGCTCAACATGTTCGTGTACCCGGTGGTGAAGGGGGCGGCCGTCCCCGCCGAGTTCACCCGGTACGGGCCCGCGGCCAAGGACCCCGAGACCCTGGCCCCGGCGAAGATCGCCGACCGCCGCGACCAGTGGGTCAAGTCGTGGACCTCGCTCGTACTGAAGTAG
- a CDS encoding aspartate aminotransferase family protein, translated as MSTKDLSRTAYDHLWMHFTRMSSYENSPVPTIVRGEGAYIYDDKGRRYLDGLSGLFVVQAGHGRTELAETAFKQAQELAFFPVWSYAHPKAVELAERLADYAPGDLNKVFFTTGGGEAVETAWKLAKQYFKLQGKPTKYKVISRAVAYHGTPQGALSITGLPALKAPFEPLVPGAHKVPNTNIYRAPIYGDDPEAFGRWAADQIEQQILFEGPETVAAVFLEPVQNAGGCFPPPPGYFQRVREICDQYDVLLVSDEVICAFGRLGTMFACDKFGYVPDMITCAKGMTSGYSPIGACIISDKLAEPFYKGDNTFLHGYTFGGHPVSAAVGVANLDLFEREGLNQHVLDNEGAFLKTLQKLHDLPIVGDVRGNGFFYGIELVKDKATKESFNDEETERVLYGFLSKALFDNGLYCRADDRGDPVVQLAPPLISNQETFDEIEQILRATLTEAWTKL; from the coding sequence GTGAGCACCAAGGACCTCAGCCGCACCGCGTACGACCACCTGTGGATGCACTTCACCCGCATGTCCTCGTACGAGAACTCGCCGGTCCCGACGATCGTCCGGGGCGAGGGCGCCTACATCTACGACGACAAGGGCAGGCGCTACCTCGACGGCCTCTCGGGTCTGTTCGTCGTCCAGGCCGGTCACGGCCGCACCGAGCTGGCCGAGACGGCCTTCAAGCAGGCGCAGGAGCTCGCGTTCTTCCCGGTGTGGTCCTACGCCCACCCGAAGGCCGTGGAGCTGGCGGAGCGTCTCGCCGACTACGCGCCGGGCGACCTGAACAAGGTCTTCTTCACCACCGGCGGCGGCGAGGCCGTCGAGACCGCCTGGAAGCTCGCCAAGCAGTACTTCAAGCTCCAGGGCAAGCCGACCAAGTACAAGGTCATCTCCCGCGCGGTCGCCTACCACGGCACCCCGCAGGGCGCCCTGTCGATCACCGGCCTGCCGGCCTTGAAGGCCCCCTTCGAGCCGCTCGTCCCGGGCGCGCACAAGGTGCCGAACACCAACATCTACCGCGCCCCGATATACGGCGACGACCCCGAGGCCTTCGGCCGCTGGGCCGCCGACCAGATCGAGCAGCAGATCCTCTTCGAGGGCCCGGAGACGGTCGCCGCGGTCTTCCTGGAGCCGGTCCAGAACGCGGGCGGCTGCTTCCCGCCCCCGCCCGGCTACTTCCAGCGGGTGCGCGAGATCTGCGACCAGTACGACGTGCTGCTCGTGTCGGACGAGGTCATCTGCGCCTTCGGCCGCCTCGGCACGATGTTCGCCTGCGACAAGTTCGGCTACGTCCCGGACATGATCACCTGCGCCAAGGGCATGACCTCGGGCTACTCCCCGATCGGCGCCTGCATCATCTCCGACAAGCTGGCCGAGCCGTTCTACAAGGGCGACAACACCTTCCTGCACGGTTACACCTTCGGCGGCCACCCCGTGTCGGCCGCGGTGGGCGTCGCCAACCTCGACCTGTTCGAGCGCGAGGGCCTCAACCAGCACGTGCTGGACAACGAGGGCGCGTTCCTCAAGACCCTCCAGAAGCTGCACGACCTCCCGATCGTCGGCGACGTCCGGGGGAACGGCTTCTTCTACGGCATCGAGCTGGTCAAGGACAAGGCGACGAAGGAATCGTTCAACGACGAGGAGACCGAGCGCGTCCTGTACGGCTTCCTGTCCAAGGCTCTCTTCGACAACGGCCTGTACTGCCGTGCCGACGACCGCGGCGACCCGGTCGTCCAGCTCGCCCCGCCGCTGATCTCCAACCAGGAGACCTTCGACGAGATCGAGCAGATCCTGCGCGCGACGCTGACGGAGGCGTGGACGAAGCTCTGA
- a CDS encoding ABC transporter ATP-binding protein, which translates to MRGSGNQEAPPDNDVLWARSLYFTHRDGSPALGGVSLGVREGEILAVSGPRGSGKTTLLRCLSGLSPAQRGEVWFNSVPVHTMGPTARERLRRDRFGWIDPVPALVPELNVWENAALPLMLRGTSRRRAKVAALEWLDRLDIGGRSHHRPHELTQAERQRVCITRALAPAPSVLFADEPTAPLHRADRAHVLRTLTTAARSHGITVVLATHDPETAALADRTVPLLDGRRVRTVHLPPVTESEGRGAACSLSV; encoded by the coding sequence CTGCGCGGCTCCGGAAATCAGGAGGCCCCGCCGGACAACGACGTGCTGTGGGCACGCTCCCTGTACTTCACGCACCGCGACGGCTCACCGGCGCTCGGCGGCGTCTCGCTGGGCGTGCGGGAGGGCGAGATCCTCGCCGTCAGCGGGCCGCGCGGCAGCGGCAAGACCACACTGCTGCGCTGCCTGTCCGGCCTTTCGCCCGCCCAGCGCGGCGAGGTCTGGTTCAACAGCGTCCCCGTGCACACGATGGGCCCGACGGCCCGCGAACGGCTGCGCCGCGACCGCTTCGGCTGGATCGACCCGGTGCCGGCCCTCGTCCCCGAACTCAACGTCTGGGAGAACGCGGCCCTCCCCCTGATGCTGCGCGGCACCAGCCGCCGCCGGGCCAAGGTCGCCGCGCTGGAGTGGCTGGACCGCCTGGACATCGGCGGCAGGTCGCACCACCGCCCGCACGAACTCACCCAGGCCGAACGCCAGCGGGTCTGCATCACGCGCGCCCTGGCCCCGGCCCCCTCGGTCCTCTTCGCGGACGAGCCGACGGCCCCCCTGCACCGCGCCGACCGGGCCCACGTCCTGCGCACCCTGACGACGGCGGCCCGCTCCCACGGCATCACGGTGGTGCTGGCCACCCACGATCCGGAGACCGCCGCCCTCGCCGACCGCACGGTGCCACTGCTGGACGGCCGCCGGGTCAGGACGGTCCATCTGCCCCCGGTCACGGAGTCGGAAGGCCGGGGGGCCGCGTGCTCGCTCTCCGTCTGA
- the rlmN gene encoding 23S rRNA (adenine(2503)-C(2))-methyltransferase RlmN — protein sequence MPKPGELTFVAPRGAQKPPRHLADLSPAERKEVVAEIGEKPFRAKQLSQHYFARYAHDPAEWTDIPAGAREKLREALLPDLMSVVRHLSTDQGTTRKTLWRLFDGTLVESVLMRYPDRVTMCISSQAGCGMNCPFCATGQAGLDRNLSTAEIVHQIVDGMRALRDGEVPGGPARLSNIVFMGMGEPLANYKRVVGAIRALTDPAPDGLGLSQRGITVSTVGLVPAIHRLSDEGFKCRLAISLHAPDDELRDTLVPVNTRWKVREVLDAGFEYTERSGRRLSIEYALIRDINDQAWRGDRLGRLLRGKPVHVNLIPLNPTPGSKWTASRPEDEKAFVEAIAAHGVPVTVRDTRGQEIDGACGQLAATER from the coding sequence ATGCCGAAGCCCGGAGAACTTACTTTCGTCGCCCCCCGCGGAGCTCAGAAGCCGCCGCGGCATCTCGCCGACCTCTCGCCCGCCGAGCGGAAGGAGGTCGTGGCGGAGATCGGGGAGAAGCCGTTTCGTGCCAAGCAGCTCTCGCAGCACTACTTCGCGCGGTACGCGCACGACCCGGCCGAGTGGACCGACATCCCCGCCGGTGCGCGCGAGAAGCTGCGTGAGGCGCTGCTGCCGGACCTGATGTCGGTCGTCCGGCATCTGTCGACGGACCAGGGGACCACCCGCAAGACGCTGTGGCGGCTGTTCGACGGCACGCTCGTGGAGTCGGTGCTGATGCGCTACCCGGACCGGGTGACCATGTGCATCAGCTCGCAGGCCGGGTGCGGGATGAACTGTCCGTTCTGCGCCACGGGACAGGCGGGTCTCGACCGTAATCTGTCCACGGCCGAGATCGTGCACCAGATCGTCGACGGCATGCGGGCGCTGCGGGACGGGGAGGTGCCCGGGGGCCCCGCCAGGCTCTCCAACATCGTCTTCATGGGGATGGGCGAGCCGCTCGCCAACTACAAGCGGGTCGTGGGAGCCATTCGCGCGCTCACCGACCCGGCGCCGGACGGACTCGGGCTGTCGCAGCGCGGGATCACCGTGTCGACGGTCGGGCTGGTGCCCGCCATCCACCGGTTGTCCGACGAGGGCTTCAAGTGCCGCCTCGCGATCTCCCTGCACGCGCCGGACGACGAGCTGCGCGACACTCTCGTCCCCGTGAACACGCGGTGGAAGGTGCGCGAGGTGCTGGATGCCGGATTCGAGTACACCGAGCGGTCCGGGCGTCGGCTGTCCATCGAGTACGCGTTGATCCGCGACATCAACGACCAGGCCTGGCGTGGTGACCGGCTGGGCCGACTGCTGCGCGGCAAGCCCGTGCACGTCAATCTCATCCCGCTCAACCCGACGCCGGGTTCGAAGTGGACGGCCTCGCGGCCCGAGGACGAGAAGGCGTTCGTCGAGGCGATCGCGGCGCACGGGGTGCCCGTCACGGTCCGGGACACCCGTGGCCAGGAGATCGACGGGGCGTGCGGTCAGCTCGCGGCCACCGAGCGGTAG